The Raphanus sativus cultivar WK10039 chromosome 6, ASM80110v3, whole genome shotgun sequence sequence CACCATCTGGTGTCAAGAATCATCACATTATAAGTCAACATGACACTCCTCATGagcaacaaaaataaagtaaaatatttgaAGTACCTGAAGCTTGAGGTCTTTTAATTGGTGGCTGTTTACTGAAAGGTTGTCTAAGACGTTTTGGATTTCACGTCTTAGAACTTCGTTACCACGTACTCCTGTAGCTACTTCTGCGTGAAGCTGCTCGATCTCTTGTTCCATGGAGTACAGTTTCTCTCTTAACAAACTTGTGATTAGACTCTCTGCTCTCAGTTCAGCTTTGAGGAACTTCTAAAACCAGGCAAAAGGTGAAACACTTAGCACAGATAAAACATGTAATAAACCCAAGTTCAAATGAATATTAGTAATATTCAtttaatattctaaaaatcggtctaaGCGGTTCTAGGCCCTGCTAGACAGCAAATCAGATCTAAAcgaaatgatttttaaaaacaaaacagtctAGCCTTCAAAAATTGAAGTTCAAATCAATATTAGTAATATTCTAAAAATTGGTCtagatgttaaaaaaatttctgtAAAACGCCTAACCACTGCCTAGCGATTTCttgaatattaaatattatcaaatgaGATTTTGGACAAACTCACCTCCACAGATTGGTTGATTGGCTCACTAGGCCTAGCAGGTGATTCTGAGTTTGATGCAATATTCTCAttggacttctcaagaagtAAGCTGGTGACTGTCTGCAAACTCCTCTTCAGGTTTTCAGTTCCACGCCTTACTCCATGGACATTCATCTCAGATTCAATCAGAAACTGTTCACTCAATCCGCTATGCGTGTCTTGAGCTAAGCTCTCTCTGATGAACTTCAAGAGCTTGTAACATACCTGCATGCTCTCATTCAACATCGAGACTCCTTGGTCTTGCAAGAGGCACACACGCATCTTCATCTCATTATCTAGCTTCAAGGTCGCCATAGCGTCGTCGTCACCCTCTTGGCCTTTCACTCGACTCCGCAAACAAGTGTTCTCTATACGAAGAGTCTCAGCTTCGAGCTTCATCAATTCCAGCTCTTTTCTAAGCGAGAACTCAACCCCTGACAACCTTATCTGTTCTGGCTTGGTGAAACCATCTCTGAGTCCCTGAATAGTCTTCTCCTGCTCTCTGCATGTTCTTAGAAGCCTCGTCACAGACTTGTGCAGCTCCTTACACTCCTTGTCTTTCTCTTCGAACATTCTCCTCACGCAATCAAGATCTCCCGTCGCTTCGCCGTAACTCTCTTGCAACTCGGAGAGGTTTTGGACAAGATAAACATTCTCTCGACGCGTCTCCTCTGCTGTCTCGCTCAGCTCGGTGACCTTCTCCTCCATCTCTCTCAGCATATCCATCCGCTCGGTTTCCTTCTCGTGAAACGTCGCTACTTCTCTCTGGAGCGAGACGTTGTGCTCGGCTAGCTCCCTGACCCGCTCTCTCAGCCTCTTCTCCTCCGTTTGAAAGTTCTCTAGCTTTGAACTCCACTCTATCGACCTCCTATCGAGTTCTTTCTCAAGACCGAACTCTAACTCGCTCTTCTCTTTCTCTAGTCTCTTTATATGAAGCTCCGAGTCTGTCTTTAGGCGTTTGATCTCTTCCTTGGAAGAAGCTCTCTCGTCTATCTGTGACCTCAAGAGGCTCAAGACTTCGAAAGCTAGGCCTACCCTCTCCTCTTCGATTTGTCTAACATCGTCAAAGTCACAACACTTCTGCTCGTTTAGTTCTTGAGAAAGCAGCTTCACTCTCTTCTCAGCTTCTTTATACTTCTTCTCTAGCTCAGTACTGTTCTTACCGTGCGAGAACACCTCTTGCTCTTCCTCCTCCACGTGGTCATCCTTGTAATAATAACCATTATTTATGTGTTCAGCAAGTGGGAGAAGATTGGCGAAAACATCCAACTCATGCGAGCCGTAACTCAAGGCCTTCGACTTAGACTTGCCGTGAGTGTGAGTGTGGGTGCGAGTGTGAGAGAGTCTTTCCATGACGCTTCTCGCGAGCGAACGAGCTGATGCTGCATCGTTGTTCATacgattgttgttgttgttgtcggaGTGTCGTCTCTCTTTGACAATGTCTGATATCGTTGTTGGTGAATTGATTTGAACTCGAGGAGGAAGCTTCCTTCCTTTGAGGATGTTGTTGCTACTACCTGAGGAGTGGTTGCTTAGCGAAGAAGAACCGCTCTTTTGCTTActgtgatgatgaagaagatgatgatgatgctctTCTCCATCTATGAAACGGTCCAAGACTTGGCTTGAGACGTTACTAGAACAAGTTGATAAAGTTCCAGATGAATCATGTACTTTGTACTTGTGAGTTTGTTCTGCTTTCTTGCTTTGGCTCTCCGGTGTAAAAAATCTGAAACTAGAATCAAGTTAGTTTATAAAAAGTCATCGATAAATCGGCCCTAAAcgaaacaattttctttttaaaaacgggaacaatattaaaaaatggGGCTAGCTAGACGTCCGTCTAATTAATAATCTCTTATGAAGAAGGTAACTAAAGCCTTTCTTGAAGATTGCAATGTAACAAACAGTTTTACAAAAGAAGAGTAAGACGagaagcaagaaaaaaaaaagaacataccGAGATGATTGGTTTCGCTGTCTTGTAGCGATTGGATCATTTGAGGAAGTTCCATCAACGAGAAAAGCTGCGGAAGAAAACGAATGACTTCTTCTAAGAGCCTGACCACTCTGAGACTTTATGGCACCACCACCCTTTGGAGTAGCTTCTGTTTCTTTTCCCCGGCGAGTTTTTTTATCATTGCCATTACCAGATGAcgatttgaaaaagaaaagctTCTTCATCTCCCAGTGTTAAACAAGGCAAGCTGGAATCaaaaatttatgttaataaaaaaagaagaagcagatTAATACTAACaaaagagtaagaaaaaaaattaaaggcaAATGGCACAAACAGGTCATAGAAGTGATGCTGATTTGATTGCTACATGGAAAGGATTAGACATGGTAATCATGAAACACTAACCCAAAGTGTTGcgaattaagaaaaagaaaaaagaaaaaaaaaaacagaacagaacagagCAGAGAAGAGTGTTGCAAAGTGAAACCTACTTAAACTACTTCCTTGCATTGCTTTGATTGCTTCTCGATGAGAATGATTCAACCATAATTTTTAGCTTTTTGACTGATGATGAGATAATAGGTTAAAAATAGAACCAAGATCAAGATCAAGATCGAACAGAGTCTTTTTTAAATATAACGAAATTGTCAGAGAGTTTCTGACAGATCCGTAAACATCGAGTTGCTGTTGCAACTCAAAGCTAAAAAGACTAAAATATCCTTAAAACATTTCACCTACCAAAAACTAAACCCTAGAGACACGTACCAAAACAGAACATATTTTCAAGAATATATCGAACGTGAGACCAAGCGGCGGAGAAATTGAACAGgattgaaaaagaaatataaacaaaaattatcgAAAGGAGACTATCCATGGAGTTATGAAGTTATACCAAAAGCAGAGAGATTCTCCAGAATCGAGTATCGAGAAGAATCTTCTCAGAAGATGGAGGGAAACTGAATCAAAAAACGATGAAGAATCCGAAACAGTAATCGAGGTTTTTATGACGGCGTTAGTTTACGTACACTATTGTAACAGAGATTCGAACAGACAAGGTGACGACAAAACAAATGGTTTTCTCCGAAAATAGGGTTATGATAAAAGGGTGTTTATGGAATTTGCGCTGATAAAGCCTTTCCAGAGGAGCGGCCCGCTTGGCTTATCTTTGCGTGGGCCCAATTGTGTTAGCTGTTTGGTTATCAAGCACTCGAAATTGTttgggtttctttttttttagattaaaaatgataattaatagTGAAaagtataattatattatatatagttattcTGTGGGCTTTTGCAGTTGTTTTAgtcttttgaattttcaataataaaatgttttgCTAAAgatgataataaaataaaacatattatagtAAATTGCAACAAAGTTGTTATAAATTTTGGTGGATTTTGTTGATAAATGGTAgtatttgtttcttcttcaacCAACCAAACAACTGAAATTGATCAgagaatttaatgaaattaaTAGGCACGT is a genomic window containing:
- the LOC108813426 gene encoding MAR-binding filament-like protein 1-1 isoform X1; this translates as MKKLFFFKSSSGNGNDKKTRRGKETEATPKGGGAIKSQSGQALRRSHSFSSAAFLVDGTSSNDPIATRQRNQSSRFRFFTPESQSKKAEQTHKYKVHDSSGTLSTCSSNVSSQVLDRFIDGEEHHHHLLHHHSKQKSGSSSLSNHSSGSSNNILKGRKLPPRVQINSPTTISDIVKERRHSDNNNNNRMNNDAASARSLARSVMERLSHTRTHTHTHGKSKSKALSYGSHELDVFANLLPLAEHINNGYYYKDDHVEEEEQEVFSHGKNSTELEKKYKEAEKRVKLLSQELNEQKCCDFDDVRQIEEERVGLAFEVLSLLRSQIDERASSKEEIKRLKTDSELHIKRLEKEKSELEFGLEKELDRRSIEWSSKLENFQTEEKRLRERVRELAEHNVSLQREVATFHEKETERMDMLREMEEKVTELSETAEETRRENVYLVQNLSELQESYGEATGDLDCVRRMFEEKDKECKELHKSVTRLLRTCREQEKTIQGLRDGFTKPEQIRLSGVEFSLRKELELMKLEAETLRIENTCLRSRVKGQEGDDDAMATLKLDNEMKMRVCLLQDQGVSMLNESMQVCYKLLKFIRESLAQDTHSGLSEQFLIESEMNVHGVRRGTENLKRSLQTVTSLLLEKSNENIASNSESPARPSEPINQSVEKFLKAELRAESLITSLLREKLYSMEQEIEQLHAEVATGVRGNEVLRREIQNVLDNLSVNSHQLKDLKLQMVKKDENVNRLETNLQEAAKQLSSMKVTLPRVVEEREEMCKEVNECRKRNMELESDKETLKKEVERLEEETLYKEGQITILKDTLGSKHFDLLSGTTDFSYNDFLVQ
- the LOC108813426 gene encoding MAR-binding filament-like protein 1-1 isoform X2; this translates as MKKLFFFKSSSGNGNDKKTRRGKETEATPKGGGAIKSQSGQALRRSHSFSSAAFLVDGTSSNDPIATRQRNQSSRFFTPESQSKKAEQTHKYKVHDSSGTLSTCSSNVSSQVLDRFIDGEEHHHHLLHHHSKQKSGSSSLSNHSSGSSNNILKGRKLPPRVQINSPTTISDIVKERRHSDNNNNNRMNNDAASARSLARSVMERLSHTRTHTHTHGKSKSKALSYGSHELDVFANLLPLAEHINNGYYYKDDHVEEEEQEVFSHGKNSTELEKKYKEAEKRVKLLSQELNEQKCCDFDDVRQIEEERVGLAFEVLSLLRSQIDERASSKEEIKRLKTDSELHIKRLEKEKSELEFGLEKELDRRSIEWSSKLENFQTEEKRLRERVRELAEHNVSLQREVATFHEKETERMDMLREMEEKVTELSETAEETRRENVYLVQNLSELQESYGEATGDLDCVRRMFEEKDKECKELHKSVTRLLRTCREQEKTIQGLRDGFTKPEQIRLSGVEFSLRKELELMKLEAETLRIENTCLRSRVKGQEGDDDAMATLKLDNEMKMRVCLLQDQGVSMLNESMQVCYKLLKFIRESLAQDTHSGLSEQFLIESEMNVHGVRRGTENLKRSLQTVTSLLLEKSNENIASNSESPARPSEPINQSVEKFLKAELRAESLITSLLREKLYSMEQEIEQLHAEVATGVRGNEVLRREIQNVLDNLSVNSHQLKDLKLQMVKKDENVNRLETNLQEAAKQLSSMKVTLPRVVEEREEMCKEVNECRKRNMELESDKETLKKEVERLEEETLYKEGQITILKDTLGSKHFDLLSGTTDFSYNDFLVQ